The following proteins are encoded in a genomic region of Alnus glutinosa chromosome 8, dhAlnGlut1.1, whole genome shotgun sequence:
- the LOC133875986 gene encoding protein MHF1 homolog: MEGGGGGGGSDLEREEEDDSVSEVLRDRFRLSTISIAEAQAKRNGMEISEPIVACIADLAFRYTEQLAKDLELFAQHAGRKSVNMEDVILSAHRNEHLATSLRSFCDDLKAKEPQSERKRKKTSRKEDKATTNVVHIPDN, from the exons ATGGAaggaggtggtggtggaggtgggaGCGACttggaaagagaagaagaagatgactcTGTGAGCGAGGTCTTGAGAGATCGGTTTCGCCTCTCCACCATCTCTATCGCCGAGGCCCAAG CCAAGAGAAACGGCATGGAAATATCTGAACCCATAGTGGCTTGCATTGCCGATTTGGCCTTCAGATacacag AGCAGTTGGCGAAGGACCTTGAGCTATTTGCTCAGCATGCTGGTCGTAAATCTGTAAACATGGAAGATGTCATACTTTCTG CACATAGAAATGAACATCTAGCTACCTCATTGAGGTCCTTCTGCGATGATCTGAAAGCTAAAGAACCCCAATCTGAGAGGAAGCGGAAGAAGACGTCAAGAAAGGAAGACAAAGCAACTACAAATGTAGTGCATATCCCCGATAACTAA